One Nomascus leucogenys isolate Asia chromosome 22a, Asia_NLE_v1, whole genome shotgun sequence DNA segment encodes these proteins:
- the TMEM179 gene encoding transmembrane protein 179 isoform X1 — MRTRPGRGARDPPAPPLRSLPRPPRPAQPPAASPPPLSPRPAMALNNFLFAQCACYFLAFLFSFVVVVPLSENGHDFRGRCLLFTEGMWLSANLTVQERERFTVQEWGPPAACRFSLLASLLSLLLAAAHAWRTLFFLCKGHEGSFFSAFLNLLVSAFVVFLVFIASTIVSVGFTMWCDTITEKGTVPHSCEELQDIDLELGVDNSAFYDQFAIAQFGLWASWLAWLAITTLAFLKVYHNYRQEDLLDSLIHEKELLLARPSPRTSFQEEKSAVI, encoded by the exons ATGCGCACGCGTCCCGGGAGGGGCGCGCGGGACCCGCCCGCGCCGCCACTGCGCAGCCTCCCGCGGCCTCCCCGCCCGGCGCAGCCTCCCGCAGCCTCCCCGCCGCCGCTCTCGCCCCGGCCGGCCATGGCGCTCAACAATTTCCTTTTCGCGCAGTGCGCCTGCTACTTCTTGGCCTTCCTGTTCAGCTTCGTGGTGGTGGTCCCGCTGTCCGAGAACGGCCACGACTTCCGCGGCCGCTGCCTGCTCTTCACCGAGGGCATGTGGCTGAGCGCCAACCTCACCGTGCAGGAGCGCGAGCGCTTCACGGTGCAGGAGTGGGGCCCGCCGGCCGCCTGCCGCTTCAGCCTGCTCGCCAGCCTCCTGTCTCTGCTGCTGGCCGCCGCGCACGCCTGGCGCACGCTCTTCTTCCTCTGCAAGGGACACGAGGG CTCCTTCTTCTCCGCCTTCCTGAACCTCCTGGTCAGCGCCTTCGTGGTCTTCCTGGTCTTCATTGCCAGCACCATTGTCAGCGTGGGCTTCACCATGTGGTGTGACACCATCACCGAGAAGGGCACCGTGCCCCACAG CTGTGAAGAGCTCCAGGACATCGACTTGGAGCTGGGCGTGGACAACTCCGCCTTCTACGATCAGTTTGCAATTGCCCAG TTTGGCCTCTGGGCCTCATGGCTGGCCTGGCTGGCCATCACCACGCTGGCCTTCCTGAAGGTCTACCACAACTACCGTCAGGAGGACCTGCTGGACAGCCTGATCCACGAGAAGGAGCTGCTGCTGGCCCGGCCGTCCCCACGCACCTCCTTCCAAGAGGAGAAGAGCGCCGTCATTTAG
- the TMEM179 gene encoding transmembrane protein 179 isoform X2 — protein MRTRPGRGARDPPAPPLRSLPRPPRPAQPPAASPPPLSPRPAMALNNFLFAQCACYFLAFLFSFVVVVPLSENGHDFRGRCLLFTEGMWLSANLTVQERERFTVQEWGPPAACRFSLLASLLSLLLAAAHAWRTLFFLCKGHEGSFFSAFLNLLVSAFVVFLVFIASTIVSVGFTMWCDTITEKGTVPHSCEELQDIDLELGVDNSAFYDQFAIAQVQFRTPDWPLKALAGRGWPEDASPGQEPSKGAGHGWA, from the exons ATGCGCACGCGTCCCGGGAGGGGCGCGCGGGACCCGCCCGCGCCGCCACTGCGCAGCCTCCCGCGGCCTCCCCGCCCGGCGCAGCCTCCCGCAGCCTCCCCGCCGCCGCTCTCGCCCCGGCCGGCCATGGCGCTCAACAATTTCCTTTTCGCGCAGTGCGCCTGCTACTTCTTGGCCTTCCTGTTCAGCTTCGTGGTGGTGGTCCCGCTGTCCGAGAACGGCCACGACTTCCGCGGCCGCTGCCTGCTCTTCACCGAGGGCATGTGGCTGAGCGCCAACCTCACCGTGCAGGAGCGCGAGCGCTTCACGGTGCAGGAGTGGGGCCCGCCGGCCGCCTGCCGCTTCAGCCTGCTCGCCAGCCTCCTGTCTCTGCTGCTGGCCGCCGCGCACGCCTGGCGCACGCTCTTCTTCCTCTGCAAGGGACACGAGGG CTCCTTCTTCTCCGCCTTCCTGAACCTCCTGGTCAGCGCCTTCGTGGTCTTCCTGGTCTTCATTGCCAGCACCATTGTCAGCGTGGGCTTCACCATGTGGTGTGACACCATCACCGAGAAGGGCACCGTGCCCCACAG CTGTGAAGAGCTCCAGGACATCGACTTGGAGCTGGGCGTGGACAACTCCGCCTTCTACGATCAGTTTGCAATTGCCCAG GTCCAGTTCCGGACCCCAGACTGGCCTCTGAAGGCCCTTGCTGGCCGTGGCTGGCCTGAGGACGCTTCTCCTGGCCAGGAGCCCTCCAAGGGTGCTGGACATGGGTGGGCCTGA